The following are encoded together in the Fibrobacter sp. UWB10 genome:
- a CDS encoding PAAR domain-containing protein encodes MPPAARLTDMHTCPMQTPGTPPVPHVGGPIVGPGVPTVLIGGMPAAVMGDSCVCVGPPDTIIKGSATVMIGKKPAARMGDSTAHGGTIALGCPTVQIGG; translated from the coding sequence ATGCCTCCAGCAGCAAGACTTACAGATATGCACACATGCCCCATGCAAACGCCCGGAACCCCGCCCGTGCCGCATGTCGGCGGGCCCATTGTGGGTCCCGGCGTTCCGACCGTGTTGATCGGGGGCATGCCCGCAGCTGTCATGGGTGACAGCTGCGTATGCGTGGGGCCGCCTGACACGATTATCAAAGGATCTGCCACAGTCATGATTGGCAAAAAGCCGGCCGCACGCATGGGCGATTCTACCGCGCACGGCGGCACAATCGCCCTGGGATGCCCCACGGTGCAAATCGGAGGTTAA